The DNA window CTGAACAATGCGCGCGGCACTGGTCACCGGTGCTGCGCGGGGTCTGGGCCGTGCAATGGCTGCAGATCTGGCACGCGACCATCTGGTCGCTGTCACTTACAATACAACAGAACCCGGGCCGCTTCTTGCAGAGCATCCCGGGATTTTTGCTGTAAGAGCCGACCTGTCCGAGCCGGTGGTTGCTCAGTCAGTCATTGATCAGGTCATCGACCGGTTCGGCAGACTGGACGTGCTGGTCAATAACGCGGGTGTCATAAGGCCCGATCCGGGCGCAGATGACGGTTTGGCCGGGCTGCGCGAGATCTTTGACGTGAATGTGCTGGCGCCCATGGCACTGCTGCAGGCGGCGCTGCCGCATCTGAAACCAGGGGCTTCGGTGGTCAGTATTTCCTCAACAAATGCTGTTCTGCCCGCGCGCGGGGCCTCGGGGTATTCGGCGAGCAAAGCGGCGCTCAACACGTGGACGCGGGCAATGGCCAAAGAGCTTGGTCCGCGCGGGATACGTGTCAATGCGGTGGCACCCGGCGCCACGGAGCGCCCCGAAAGCCCGCGGCCGGATGATCTGGTGCAGGTTTTCGTTGAGATGACGGCACTGGGGCGCATAGGCCAGCCGGAAGATATCGCAGCCGCAGTGCGGTTTCTGGCCTCTGATCCGGCAGGTTTCATCACGGGTGAAGTCCTGAACGTAAACGGCGGCTACAGGCTCTGACGGGACCAGATGTCTGCCGCGAAAGACACAGTCAGTTCCCCAGCGCTTTTTCCAGTTGCGGCAGGAAACGCTGCTCAAAATCGCTGCCCACCAGCGGGCCGGCGAAGCGGAACAGGATATTACCGTCAGCGTCCAGAATAAAGGTCTCAGGCGGGGCCGTCACACCCCAGTCGATGGCGGTGCGCCCCTCGGGATCAAATGCCACGGCGGCAAAGGGGTTGCCGTCGTCTGTGAGATAGCTGGTGGCGGGTCCTTCCTTGTCACGAAAGTTGACGCCGATGATCGGCATGCCACCGGCCTGCATTTCCAGCAGTTTGGGGTGTTCGGCGCGACAGGGCGGGCACCAGCTGGCCCAGAAATTAACAAGCGTCACCTGCCCGGTTGCCATGGCCTCAGCCGTGACCGGGGTGAAATCCGCCAGGGCCGTTTCCGTTACGGGCGGTGCGGGCTGTCCGATCAGGGCGGAGGGCAGGTTCTGGCTGTCGGTGGTAAACATGCCGATACCGGCCAGGACCACAAACCCGGCAAAGATCAGCGGCGGCGCAATCATCAGCGGCGAGATTTTAGCCACGGCGCTTTTCTCCGCGTTCGACCTCGTCGAGGGCAGCACGTGCTTTGCGGCCCCGGCGCAGGGTAAAAAAGACAAGCAGCGCCAGAAGCACCAGCGAGGCGCCATAGGCCGAGAGCACGGCGTCCGCGTATTTGCCCAGATCCGGCATCAAGTCCGTCTTTGCCTTGCCAGCAGAGCGCGGGTGCGGCGCAGCCGGATTTCTGTACCTGTGCGGTAGAGGACCAGCGCGAGAAAAAGCAGAACGAACCCGGCGATTGCCACCAGCAGTGGCTGATAAAAGACATCCGCGACATTTTCCTCTTTATCCAGGCTGAGAGAGGCGCCCTGGTGCAGGCCCTGGTTCCAGAAGTTGACCGCATAGCGCGAAAGCACGGCAAAGACCGAGCCCACAAGACAGAGAACCGACGTGAGATCGGCGGCGGTGTCCGGATCCTCAACCGCTTCCCAGAGAGCGATATAGCCGAGATAGAACAGAAACAGGATCAGAAAAGAGGTCAGGCGCGGATCCCAGGCCCACCAGGTGCCCCACATCGGCTGGCCCCAGATCGCACCGGTCACCAGTGCGATGAGGGTCATCACCACCCCCACGGGGGCAGCTGCGCGCGCGGCGAGTGCGCTGACGTGATGGCGGCGGATGAGCCAGATGAGCGAGGCGACCAGCATCATAAACCACGCGTTGATCGCCATGAGCGCCGAGGGCACATGCAGATAGATGATTTTAACCGTCGAGCCCTGGCGGAAATCGTCAGGCGTGAAAAAGAACCCCCAGATGAGACCCACCGCAAGGCAGATGCCCGAGAGCCACCAGAGTGCCGGCAGAATACGCTCGCTGAAGCCCAGGAACTTCACCGGATTGGCGTAGCTCCAGAAGCCCTGCCGGCGCACGGGCGCCGGTTTATCTCCACTCACAGACACGGGTGTTTTCTAGCTGCTCCGGTCGCATCGCTCAATGGGCAAAACGCCACGCTCACCGCAGGTTTATCCGCAGCGCCGCAGCTGAGGCAAAGGGCATCACCGAGATGACCCCCAGCGTGATCCCGGCAAGCATCAGCGCCGGCGTCGAGGGGTCCATACCCGAAGCGCCCCGCCGGGCGGTCTCGGCACCGAAGATCAGCGTGGGCACATAGAGCGGCAGGACCAGCAGCGACAGCAGCAGACCGCCGCGCTTAATGCCGACTGTGAGCGCTGCGCCAAAAGTCCCGATGACCGAGAGCGCGGGGGTGCCGAGCGCCAGTGAAATCACCAGCCAGCTGTACCCCGGCCCCGGCAGGTTGAGCAGCACGCCGAGGAGCGGCGCGGCCAGCACAAGCGGCAGACCGGTGGTCAGCCAGTGGGCCAGCGCCTTGATGCTGAGTGCGGCTTCCAGCGGCAGCGGCGAGGTGGCGAGCAGATCGAGCGAGCCGTCTTCCAGATCCAGCGCCAGCAGGCGGTCGAGCGACAAAAGACACGCCAGAAGCGCGCCGAGCCACAGGACCCCGGGTGCGATACGGGCCAGCAGGTCGGATTGCGGGCCGACGCTGAACGGTACGAGCACCGTGACGATGAGGAAAAACGCAAGGCCGAGGCCAAAGCCGCCCCCTGCCCTGAACGCGAGCATCAGATCGCGGCGAAGCAGCGCCTTCACAGGAAGGCCTCGTCGCTGGCACCCGCGCGGGTCTCTGCGGTGGCGCGCCAGGGGCTGATGTCGAGCACCTCCGCCTCAAAGCCCGGTACGATGTGGGTGGCCATGATCACCGATCCGCCGCCGGCAAGATGTGCTGCCACAGCATCCTCGAAGAGCCGCACGGCATCCTGATCGAGCGACACCGTCGGCTCATCGAGGATCCAGACCGGTCGTCCTGTCACCAGAAGCCTTGCAAGGCCGAGGCGCCGTTTCTGGCCTGCGGAGAGTGTGCCTGCGAGCCTTTCCTGAAGTTCCACGAGATTAAAAGCGGTAACCGCAGGTGTGATATCGCTCTGGCCGAACACCGCCGCCCAGAAGGTCAGGTTCTCGCGCACAGTGAGCATGGATTTCAGCCCGTCGGAATGGGCCGCATAGGCCACTTTGTCTTCAGCGCCGGTGATCTCACCGCTCAACGGAGGCTGCAGGCCCGCCATCGTGCGCAGCAGCGTGGTCTTGCCCGCCCCGTTCGGCCCGCGCAGGATCAGAGCGCAGCCGGCCCCGACGTCGAAGGAAAGACCGGTCAGAACCGGAACGCCGCCCCGGGCGACTGAGAGATCACGCACTTTCAGAACCATCACCCGCAGGGTTAACCGATTGCAGCGGTGCGAAAAAGTGCGTTCTTTACCCCGGTCAGACCGGCAGCAGCGCCAGCGCGATCCGGCGGCCCTCGCTCAGGAGCACATTATAGGTGCGGCAGGCCGCGGGTGAGGCCATGACATCCACACCCAGCCCGGCATCTTCGAGCCGTGTGCGCAGAGCCTCAGGCATATGGGCAATCTCAGCACCGGTGCCGATGAAAAGCACATCCACATGACCGGCATATTCCAGCAGAGCGTCGGCATCATCATAGCCGGCCCAGGCGGTGCTGCCGGAGGGGCCCGTGATCACCGGACCGTCAAACACCTGACCGCCGATACGGAAAAATCCCGGACCATAGCCTTCGACGGGCCTCGCGTCAGTGAAGGTGATCTCATTCAGGCGCATAGGGTTTTCCTCATTGGCAGGCCGGGATCATCTGAGGTTCCAGCCAGGTGTGCAGGCCATCGCGATGCTCAGCTTCCAGCGGCCCTCCTGCAGTATGCAGATATAAACCGCATCGATCACGTCAAGGGCTGTGCCATCCGCGCGCAGCCGTACGACGTCGTGTAACCGGGCCATGGCGGAGGTGTCGGTGCAGTTCTGCACGGTCACGTCCCGGATTTCGGTATGGCTGAAATCATCGGCTTCAAGAGCGGCAAACTGTTCTTTGAGCTTTGCGTTCAGCGCTGCGTGGTCCGGCAGATGCAGCGTGCCGCCGGGGATCACATAGGTCGCAGGTTCGGTGAAAAGGGCCACCATACCGGGAAAATCCCGCTCATTCCAGGCCTGCAGATAGCGCCGGATCAGGTCCTTGATGTCTGAGTGAACTGTCATGCCGAGGCCCTCCGTTCTAATTCCAGACCGGCAGCCCGAGTATAGCCGATGCCGCGATCACGATATAGGCCACTGTGCGGAACACGCCTTCTGCATTAGGATCAAAAAGCCGCGCCCCTGCTATATTGGCAATGAGATTGGGGATGCCGGCGAACAGTCCGAGTACCGCCACCTCCCAGATAAAGAGCCCGCTGCCCCAGAAAACAGCAATCATTACGACGTCAATGGCCAGCAGGTAGAGCAGGAAATTCGCGCGTATGACTGAAATCGGCAGCCGGCTCGACATGTAAAGCATGATCACGGGGGGGCCCGGGATGCCGGCAAAACCACACATGAATCCCCCGAGCGCCCCGGTGCCGACGGTAAGGTGCGGTGTCAGGACACCCTGGTAACGCCAGCCGCTCATCAGCAGCACCAGCAGGATCAGAATAGTGACCGACACGACCCAGCCAAAGGCCTCCCCGGTGAAATTCGCCAGCAGCCAGATGCCGGGCGGGACGGCGAGTGTCGCCCCGATCATCAGCCGCCCCACATCGCGCGGCGCGCCGTCGCGCCAGGCCGCCCGCAGGTTGGGCAGCGGGCCGATCAGCTCGGCCATCATCATGAAAATGACCGCCGCGACAGGATCCAGCACCGAAGAGGCGGTGGCCATGATGATCATGCCGCTGCCAAATCCCGCAAAGCCACGCACCAGCCCCGCTGCGACAACGCCGCATAACAGCCAGATCAGTCCCTCAGTTGCAAAAACCGCCTGAAGCGCCTCAGGCATCTATGTTGGCAAACTGATTACCCGCATTGGCATCGGGTTTGGACCAGTCGCGTTTAACACCGAGATAGAGCAGCACCGCCGAGGCCACAAAGACAGAGGAATATGTGCCGACGATCACGCCCCAGATCATCGCAAAAACAAAGCCGCGGATCACGTCGCCGCCCAGCACGAAAAGTGCGATCAGCGCCAGCAGCGTGGTCACGGAGGTCATGAATGTCCGGCTGAGCGTTTCGTTGATCGAGATGTTCAGGACCTCGGCAAGCGGCTTTTTCTTGTACTTGCGCAGGTTCTCCCGGACCCGGTCAAAGACCACCACGGTGTCGTTCAGTGAATAGCCGACGATGGTCAGCAATGCTGCTATAATTGCCAGATCGAAGCGGATCTGCAGCTCGGAGAAGACGCCGATGGTCAGGATCACGTCGTGCACAAGCGCCAGCACAGCACCCACGGCAAACTGCCATTCAAAGCGCAGCCAGATGTAGACAAGCACCGCCCCGATGGCCAGCACCACGGCGATGACCGCCGTCTGAATGAGCTCGCCTGAGACCTTGGGACCCACCGATTCGACCGAGATGAACTGAATATCCGGCCGCACGGTGCGCAATGCCGCCTGCACATCTGCGATGACCTGAGTGGTGACCGCCTCCTGGCCGTCCTGTGCCTGAATGCGGATCATCGCAACGTTCTGATCGTCCTCGAAGGTCGGATCGAATACTTCGGTAATCGAGACGTCGCCAAGGCCCAGCGTATCGATCGCCTCGCGGTACTCACCGATATCGACAACCAGCGGGCTTTCGGTCCGGATGGTCGTGCCGCCACGGAAATCAATGCCGAAGTTCAGCCCCTGGATCATGAAGGATGCAAAGGCGACCACCATCATCAGGGCGGAGATGCCCAGCCAGAGCTTCCACCGGCTGAAGAAATCGAAGTTCGTATTCTGTTTGACCAGGCGCAGGCGCATATCAGACCTCGATTGTTTTCGGGCGCTTGCGCTCGAACCAGATGACAATAAAGAGACGCGTGACGAAGATCGCCGTGAAGACCGATGTCAGGATCCCCAGACCCAGCGTAATCGCAAAGCCGCGGACCGGGCCAGAGCCCATCGCAAACAGGATCACCGCTGTAATAAAGGTGGTGATATTCGCGTCCAGAATGGCCGAGAGCGCCTTTTCATAGCCAAGCTCGATGGCGCGTGCAGGGCCTTTGGAGGTTTTCAGCTCTTCGCGGATCCGTTCGAAAATCAGGACATTGGCGTCCACAGCCATACCCACCGTCAGGACGATGCCGGCAATGCCAGGCAGGGTCAGCGTGCCGCCGATGACGCTCAGCAGACCAAATATCAACCCGATGTTGATGATCAGGGCGACATTGGCGAAGAGGCCGAAGAGGCCGTAACTGAGGAACATAAAGACCAGCACGGCGCAGAAAGCCACGATGGTCGCAACCTTGCCCGCATCAATGCTGTCCTGGCCCAGTTCAGGACCGATCGTGCGTTCTTCGAGGAACTCAAGGCCCGCCGGCAGCGCCCCTGCCCTGAGCAGCACCGCGAGGTTGGTTGATTCCTCGACCGAAAAACGGCCGGTAATGATGCCCGATCCGCCGGGGATGTGGCTCTGGATCGTAGGCGCGCTGATGACTTCGTCGTCAAGCACGATGGCGAAGGGTGAGCCGATATTCTCGGCCGTATAATCGCCGAATTTACGCGCGCCGGTCGTGTTGAACCGGAAACTGACGGCCGGGCGGCCGTTCTGATCAAACGAGGGTTGCGCATCCACAAGCTCTTCGCCGGTGACCACCGGGGCCGCTTCGAGCGTGTAAAATGTACCAGGTTCGTCAATGGACGGGACCAGAATATTCCCGATGCCGGGATTTGCGGTTTCGTCCGTGCCGCGAGTCACAACCGGGTTAAAGGTCAGCTGCGCAGTGGTGCCGATGATCTCTTTGAGTTCCGCAGCAGAGCCGATGCCCGGCACCTGGATGAGAATCCGGTCAGTGCCCTGTCGCTGAATCGTCGGCTCACGGGTGCCGACCTCGTCGATGCGGCGGCGGATAATCTCCAGACTTTGCTGCAGGGTGCGCTCATTGGACGCTGTCTTTTCGGCGTCGGTCAGCGTGACGATGATCACATCACCTTCGGCGCGGGCCTCAATATCGTTCGTCGCGACCCCTGTCAGGGTCGGAATGGGCGTGGCAAGCGCGCGGACAACCTCAAGCGCACGCTCCATGCCTTCGGGCTGCGAGATCCGCACGCGCACCTCATCAACAGCAGAGGGCTGCAGCCGGACAGTGCCCACAACCGTACGTTCATCGCGCAGCGCGTCGCGGATTTCCGGCCAGAAGGCCTGCATGCGCGCGGCATAGACGTCCTCGACCTTAACCTCTGCCAGCAGATGCGCCCCGCCGCGCAGATCAAGGCCAAGATTGACCAGACCGGACGGCAGCCAGTCCGGCCACTGCCCGCGCGCGGCCTGGTTTTCAGGCGTATCGGCACCCAGTTCAATGGCCGCAACCGCATCATTGTGCTGCTCGACGGGAGTGTAGAAGAGGTTGGGCATCGCCATCCACAGACCGGCGATGCAGGTCAGCACGATGAGGATGCGCTTCCACAGGTCAATCTGAAGCATTCAGACGCCTTTCAGAGAGGTTGGCCGGCGTTTTACTTCGCCGGTTCTGTTTTGGAAATCACGGTAGCAATCGTGGACTGGATAACGCGGACTTTGACGCCATCGGCGATCTCAAGCTCCAGTTCGCCGTCGTCTTTGACTTTGGCGACCTTGCCGACGATCCCGCCCTGGGTCACGACCTGATCGCCGCGGCGCAGGGCTGCCACCATCGCCTGGTGCTCTTTCACCTTCTTTTGCTGCGGGCGGATGAGCAGAAAATACATGATCGCAAAGATCAGGATCAGCGGTACAAACTGGGCGAATGCTTCCATGGTGGTCAGGTCCTCTGATGACAGGTCGCGCGCGGCCCCCCGGGGCACGCACGAAATTCTGCCGGAACCTATGGGCTGAATGACCTCTTTGCAAGCCAGCGTATGCGCGCAGTGGCAAACATATCTCAGCCGCCCGCCCGTCACCGCTTGGCAGACCCCGGATTTGGCGGCACAATAGGCGTCGCGACAGTCAAAGAGGACGTAATACGTGCACTGGTTTCTGGTATCCGTCCTGGCGGTTTTTCTTTTTGCGGGCCCGCAGGCCGCGATGGCCGAGGGGCTTGAGCCGGTCAGTGCTGAAGATCGCAGGGCATGGACGGCGGTCGGCGCGCTGCGCACGCAGGGTATTGAGGCATATTCCGCCTGCACTGCCACGCTTGTCGCACCCGACATGATCGTCACGGCCGCACACTGCACAGTGCTCGCCACGGGGTTTCCGGGCAAAATGCACTTTTTCGCCGGACGCAACGGCACCCGTAACGTTGCAGACAGCCGCTCGACCACCGTTATCCGACATCCGCTCTGGGAAGCGGCCAGCGGTTCGGACAGGTTTCGCTATGATCTGGCTGTTGTGCATCTGGGTCGACTTGTGGAGGACGGCAAGGTCACCCCGATGCCGGTCTATCGCCGGGGAAATGCACCGGCGCCGCGCAGTGTGGCCCTGCTGGGGTACAACGAACGTGCCGGCGTGCTGCGCGGGCGTTTTGACTGCCCGCTGATCAGCGATGCCATTGAACGCGTCTATGTGTCAGGCTGCACCGTGGTGGCCGGCAATTCCGGCGGAGCGGTTGTGGTTGAAAATGAGAATGGCTGGGCGCTGGCCGGTGTCATCGTGGCCCGCAGCGACAATGACGGGCGGGCGATTGCCGCGCCCGTGGATCAGTGGCTGCTGCGCCAGGTAGACGAGGCCCGCGAGCGGCAGACCCGCCGCACAGAGGGTGCAGACTGAACCGCGCAGCCCTGCCCCGGCAGCACAGCCTGCATGAAAACTGCAGGTTACGGTCTGCCGAAAGATCAGTCATAAGCGGGGCACGAACGATTCAGATCTGAGGACAGGACCCATGCACGATATCCGCGCCATCCGCGAGGCCCCGGAGGCTTTCGACGCAGCCCTTGCACGCCGTGGAGACGCACCTTTGTCGTCTGAAATCCTGGCGCTGGACCAGGCGCGGCGGGAGAAGATTTCTGCCGCTGAAACCGCCCGGGCCGAACAGAACAAAGCCTCAAAACTTGTGGGGGCTGCAAAGGCGTCGGGTGATGGGGCGGAATTTGAACGGCTGCGCACGCTGGTGGGCGAGAAAAAGGCCGAAGTATCCGCCCTGCAGGGCAAAGCGGCTGAACTGGACACAGAGCTCTCCGAAAAACTCTCGTGGATTGCGAATATCCCCGCGGATGATGTGCCTGAGGGTGCTGATGAGAACGACAATGTCGAAGTCCGGCGCTGGGGCGATCAGCCATCTTTCGGGTTCGCCCCGAAGGAGCATTTCGAGATTGCGGGTGTTGCACCGTCGATGGATTTTGAGACCGCCGCGCGGACTTCCGGCGCCCGGTTTGTCATGCTCACCGGCGCTGTGGCGCGCATCCACCGGGCGCTGGCGCAGTTCATGATCGACACCCATGTGGACGAAAACGGGCTGACCGAAGTGAACAGCCCCGTACTGGTGCGGGACGAGGCGATGTACGGCACCGACAAGCTGCCGAAGTTCGCCGAAGACAGCTATCAGACCACGAACGGCTGGTGGCTGGTGTCCACCTCGGAAATTCCGCTGACCTATACGGTGGCCGGGCAGATCCTGGACGAAAGCGACCTGCCACGGCGGCTGACCGCGCATACCCTGTGTTTCCGCTCAGAGGCCGGCAGCGCGGGGCGTGATACCGCCGGCATGCTGCGCCAGCACCAGTTCGAGAAAGTCGAAATGGTTTCAGTCACCCATCCCGATCACTCCGATGAAGAACAAAAACGCATGCTGCGCTGTGCCGAGGATATTCTGGAACGGCTGGGCATCGCCTACCGCACGGTGCTTTTGTGCACCGGCGACATGGGGTTCGGCGCGCGGCGCACCTATGATATCGAAGCCTGGTTGCCGGGGCAGAATGCCTACCGCGAGATTTCTTCGGTTTCCACCACCGGCGATTTTCAGGCCCGGCGTATGAACGCGCGTTTCCGGCCCGCCGGTGGCAAGCCACAGTTTGTGCATACGCTCAACGGCTCGGGGCTTGCTGTGGGGCGCTGTCTGATTGCGGTGCTGGAGAACGGCCAGCGCGAGGACGGATCAGTGGCGCTGCCGGAGGTCCTGAGCGGCTATCTGGGCGGCAAAACCACGCTGAGCGCTGACGGCGACCTGATCTGAAGGCGCGCCTCCGGAGCATTCTGATCCTGATCCCGGGCGCGGCCCCGGGTACGGTGATTTCGCGGACGGCAGCGCTCAGTGCGTGGGGGTGACTTCGTAGCCGCGCTCTTCGGGCTCTGTATCGATCAGTTCGAGCGGGAAACCCGGCGCGCGGATCTCGAGGCCGGTGGCTTCTTCGAGCCGTTCGATCATGCGGTCAGACTGCGCCCGTTCACCAAAGCGTTTCTGCCCGTCGCGCATCATCTCTATGATCAGAGGGGAGATTTCCAGCGGCACATGATGCAGATCGGCGAGCTTCTGAAACAGGCCGATGTCTTTCTGCACCAGATCCATGGTGAAATTCACGTCGCGCGACCCTGACAGGATCAGCTGGCTTTCGGTTTCGTGCACAAAGGAGGTGCCCGAGGAGACCGAAATCGCCTCAAATGTGGTGGCAAGATCCATGCCGGCCGCTTTCATCACCGTCAGCGCTTCACAGAGCGTCAGCAGGTTGGCCGTCGCCAGATAGTTGGTCATGACCTTGAGGACACTCGCCGAGCCCAGAGGACCGGTATGCAGCACCCGCCGGCCCATCAGCGTGAGCAGCGGCAGGATGCGGTCAAAGGTTGCGCGGTCACAGCCGGCATAGATCGATATGTTGCCGGTATCCGCGCGGTGGCACCCGCCGGACACAGGGCAATCGACCGCCGCGGCACCACGCGCGATCGCGGCTTCGCCGAGGCGTTTTACCTCGGCCTCATCTGTGGTGGACATTTCCATCCAGATTTTACCCGGCCCCATGTGGGGCAGCATTTCCTCCACCACCGCTGCCGAGGCGGCCGGGCTGGGCAGACAGGTAATCACCGCGTCACAGGCCTGTATCATCGCGGCAGGGCTGCCGCCGTCGACCGCCCCGCCGGCCACCTTTGCCGCAACAAAGTCCGGATTGAGGTCATGCACCATCAGACCGGTTCCGTTGCGGATCAGAGAGCCCGCGAGTTTGCCACCGACATTGCCCAGCCCGATAAATCCCGTTTTCATGAAAGTCCCCTTCTTTTCAGTTACCTGCACCTTTCAGGGCCGCAGGCGACACGTCGCGCCCGTTTGCGACCATCCGGCAGAACAGGCTCCCGTTCCGGCACCGGCCTGCCGGGCGCTGGCCCCTCCGCCTGCGGTCACCAACCGGGCGGTCATCGTCGGATCCTTTCGCGGACGCGATGCGGGTCAGGAACTGGTCAGCATTGCTTCCGGCATCCGGCGCGCCGCTGTGTCATTGCGTGAACGCCGCTGCCCCCCGCACCGCTGCTGCAGGGCGGCACCAGAGGTGCCATATAGCAGTTGAGCACCCGTGCGCGGAGCAATGCGTGCAGCGTTGCACAGTCAGCGTTCGGTGCGGCGCATTTGTACCGCGCACCCGCGCCCTTATCTATGCTGCAACTCAGTAAGGAGCATTTCCCATGTCACTCAGACCAACGCTCGAAACCCGCAGGGCCATTCCCACGATGGAAGGCGCCGGCGTGAAACTGCACCGTGCATTCGGATTTCAGGACCCGTCCGAACTTGACCCGTTTCTGCTTTTTGACGATTTTCGCAATGAGCATCCGGAAGATTTCAGACGCGGCTTTCCCTGGCATCCGCATCGCGGCATCGAAACCATCACCTATGTGCTAGAGGGCACCGTGGATCATGGGGATTCGCTGGGCAATGTCGGCACGCTGGGTGCAGGCGATGTGCAGTGGATGACCGCAGGGTCCGGCATTCTGCATCAGGAAATGCCGCACGGCAACGCGCGGGGCCAGATGCATGGCTTTCAGCTCTGGGGCAACCTGCCTGCGTCACAAAAAATGACGGCGCCGCGCTATCAGGACGTCACATCGGCCGATATTCCGGTGATTACAGACGATGACGGCACCCGGGTAAAGGTTATCACCGGTGAGTTCTGGGGCAAGACAGGTCCGGTGGACGGGATTGCAGCAGACCCGCAGTATCTCGATATCTTCGT is part of the Roseobacter ponti genome and encodes:
- a CDS encoding SDR family NAD(P)-dependent oxidoreductase, whose product is MRAALVTGAARGLGRAMAADLARDHLVAVTYNTTEPGPLLAEHPGIFAVRADLSEPVVAQSVIDQVIDRFGRLDVLVNNAGVIRPDPGADDGLAGLREIFDVNVLAPMALLQAALPHLKPGASVVSISSTNAVLPARGASGYSASKAALNTWTRAMAKELGPRGIRVNAVAPGATERPESPRPDDLVQVFVEMTALGRIGQPEDIAAAVRFLASDPAGFITGEVLNVNGGYRL
- a CDS encoding DsbE family thiol:disulfide interchange protein, yielding MAKISPLMIAPPLIFAGFVVLAGIGMFTTDSQNLPSALIGQPAPPVTETALADFTPVTAEAMATGQVTLVNFWASWCPPCRAEHPKLLEMQAGGMPIIGVNFRDKEGPATSYLTDDGNPFAAVAFDPEGRTAIDWGVTAPPETFILDADGNILFRFAGPLVGSDFEQRFLPQLEKALGN
- the ccmD gene encoding heme exporter protein CcmD; translated protein: MPDLGKYADAVLSAYGASLVLLALLVFFTLRRGRKARAALDEVERGEKRRG
- a CDS encoding heme ABC transporter permease, translating into MSGDKPAPVRRQGFWSYANPVKFLGFSERILPALWWLSGICLAVGLIWGFFFTPDDFRQGSTVKIIYLHVPSALMAINAWFMMLVASLIWLIRRHHVSALAARAAAPVGVVMTLIALVTGAIWGQPMWGTWWAWDPRLTSFLILFLFYLGYIALWEAVEDPDTAADLTSVLCLVGSVFAVLSRYAVNFWNQGLHQGASLSLDKEENVADVFYQPLLVAIAGFVLLFLALVLYRTGTEIRLRRTRALLARQRRT
- the ccmB gene encoding heme exporter protein CcmB, with translation MKALLRRDLMLAFRAGGGFGLGLAFFLIVTVLVPFSVGPQSDLLARIAPGVLWLGALLACLLSLDRLLALDLEDGSLDLLATSPLPLEAALSIKALAHWLTTGLPLVLAAPLLGVLLNLPGPGYSWLVISLALGTPALSVIGTFGAALTVGIKRGGLLLSLLVLPLYVPTLIFGAETARRGASGMDPSTPALMLAGITLGVISVMPFASAAALRINLR
- the ccmA gene encoding heme ABC exporter ATP-binding protein CcmA, whose amino-acid sequence is MVLKVRDLSVARGGVPVLTGLSFDVGAGCALILRGPNGAGKTTLLRTMAGLQPPLSGEITGAEDKVAYAAHSDGLKSMLTVRENLTFWAAVFGQSDITPAVTAFNLVELQERLAGTLSAGQKRRLGLARLLVTGRPVWILDEPTVSLDQDAVRLFEDAVAAHLAGGGSVIMATHIVPGFEAEVLDISPWRATAETRAGASDEAFL
- a CDS encoding Mth938-like domain-containing protein; this encodes MRLNEITFTDARPVEGYGPGFFRIGGQVFDGPVITGPSGSTAWAGYDDADALLEYAGHVDVLFIGTGAEIAHMPEALRTRLEDAGLGVDVMASPAACRTYNVLLSEGRRIALALLPV
- a CDS encoding YybH family protein, which gives rise to MTVHSDIKDLIRRYLQAWNERDFPGMVALFTEPATYVIPGGTLHLPDHAALNAKLKEQFAALEADDFSHTEIRDVTVQNCTDTSAMARLHDVVRLRADGTALDVIDAVYICILQEGRWKLSIAMACTPGWNLR
- a CDS encoding sulfite exporter TauE/SafE family protein, whose product is MPEALQAVFATEGLIWLLCGVVAAGLVRGFAGFGSGMIIMATASSVLDPVAAVIFMMMAELIGPLPNLRAAWRDGAPRDVGRLMIGATLAVPPGIWLLANFTGEAFGWVVSVTILILLVLLMSGWRYQGVLTPHLTVGTGALGGFMCGFAGIPGPPVIMLYMSSRLPISVIRANFLLYLLAIDVVMIAVFWGSGLFIWEVAVLGLFAGIPNLIANIAGARLFDPNAEGVFRTVAYIVIAASAILGLPVWN
- the secF gene encoding protein translocase subunit SecF — encoded protein: MRLRLVKQNTNFDFFSRWKLWLGISALMMVVAFASFMIQGLNFGIDFRGGTTIRTESPLVVDIGEYREAIDTLGLGDVSITEVFDPTFEDDQNVAMIRIQAQDGQEAVTTQVIADVQAALRTVRPDIQFISVESVGPKVSGELIQTAVIAVVLAIGAVLVYIWLRFEWQFAVGAVLALVHDVILTIGVFSELQIRFDLAIIAALLTIVGYSLNDTVVVFDRVRENLRKYKKKPLAEVLNISINETLSRTFMTSVTTLLALIALFVLGGDVIRGFVFAMIWGVIVGTYSSVFVASAVLLYLGVKRDWSKPDANAGNQFANIDA
- the secD gene encoding protein translocase subunit SecD, which produces MLQIDLWKRILIVLTCIAGLWMAMPNLFYTPVEQHNDAVAAIELGADTPENQAARGQWPDWLPSGLVNLGLDLRGGAHLLAEVKVEDVYAARMQAFWPEIRDALRDERTVVGTVRLQPSAVDEVRVRISQPEGMERALEVVRALATPIPTLTGVATNDIEARAEGDVIIVTLTDAEKTASNERTLQQSLEIIRRRIDEVGTREPTIQRQGTDRILIQVPGIGSAAELKEIIGTTAQLTFNPVVTRGTDETANPGIGNILVPSIDEPGTFYTLEAAPVVTGEELVDAQPSFDQNGRPAVSFRFNTTGARKFGDYTAENIGSPFAIVLDDEVISAPTIQSHIPGGSGIITGRFSVEESTNLAVLLRAGALPAGLEFLEERTIGPELGQDSIDAGKVATIVAFCAVLVFMFLSYGLFGLFANVALIINIGLIFGLLSVIGGTLTLPGIAGIVLTVGMAVDANVLIFERIREELKTSKGPARAIELGYEKALSAILDANITTFITAVILFAMGSGPVRGFAITLGLGILTSVFTAIFVTRLFIVIWFERKRPKTIEV
- the yajC gene encoding preprotein translocase subunit YajC, producing the protein MEAFAQFVPLILIFAIMYFLLIRPQQKKVKEHQAMVAALRRGDQVVTQGGIVGKVAKVKDDGELELEIADGVKVRVIQSTIATVISKTEPAK